The Methylomonas sp. UP202 DNA window TTTACCACCAAAGATAAGCAACCGATACCCAAAGACTGGAGAGTCACCGTCTTCTTCTTATTATGGGTGTATTTCATGTTTACGACGACTCAGTCGCCGCTTCAAGATATTGCTTGGTCCCGCTTCTGGTTTGTCACCAAAATATATATACCGTTTTACTTTACACTGACTCTAATCAACACAAGAACTAAATTGTACTACCTGATATCGACTATTGGTATTTCTATTGGCATTGTAGCCGTCAAAGGAGGAATATTCGCGATAGCCAAAGGGTTTTCTCATCGAGTTTACGGTCCACCAGGTACTCAATTCGAAGACAACAATCAATTCGCGATAGCAATGCTAATGGTTATTCCATTATTATTAATCTTTCGACGCGAACTCAAAAATGAATTATTGAAGAGAGTTACTTTATTTTCGGTACCGGTTATTTACGCGGCCGCTTTATCCTCTTGGTCTCGCGGCGCGTTATTGACAATGATTGCATTGACGTTCATCTTGATTTCAAACTCAGGACGGAAATATTTAACGATTCCACTGGTTTTCGTCGGGGTATTTTTCGTTAAGGATTATTTACCGGATGAATGGTTCGGACGTATGCATACCATGGAAAGCTATGAAGAAGATCAATCGGCCATGGGCCGCATCGTTGCCTGGACCGACGGCTGGAATTATGCGGTAAGTCATCCGTTTACCGGTTGCGGTTTTGAAGGGTGGAAGTTCGTGACCTTACGCGATTGGCACAGTTCTTACGTGGAAATCCTAGCCGAGCACGGTTTTGTGGCGTTTGGCTTGTGGTTCTCGCTGTTGGCTGGCTCGTTAGTCAACCTAACGCTGCTCATGCGAAAAACCAAAGGCATCCCGGAACTGGAATGGGTCGGATATTACTGTCTGATGCTTAGGGCATCTCTGATCTGCTATATGATCGGAACTTTATTTTTAGGCTTGTCGTATTGGGATTTACTTTATCATTTAGTTTTCATTGCCGTGCTAATCAAAAAATTCGCTCTGGAGGAGCTGGCGCAAATATCCGCGACCAATTCGGGGCTTAAGAAACATAAACGAATCCCCGCTTACTAAATTTAACTCGGCCGTAGCGCATTTTAATGGAAACTGTCGCCCAGCTCCTCTACTCCGCTTGCCTTTCCTCGTTATTTGGCATGGTCGCTTTAATCAGCCAAACCTGGCACAACTATTCGCGAACCGGCCCTGGAATTCCGGAGGAAGTTGAACGGAAATTTCGCTGGCACATGGTTTATGCCGGTCTTCGCTTAGCCCTTTGGTGTTACGTGATATTTCTATTGACGGCGTTG harbors:
- a CDS encoding putative O-glycosylation ligase, exosortase A system-associated, with the translated sequence MRDIVVLIFLSGCIVAAIKRPWWGVLSLAIFSYMNPHAYAWGFVRTLPVYMILFLVVVISTFTTKDKQPIPKDWRVTVFFLLWVYFMFTTTQSPLQDIAWSRFWFVTKIYIPFYFTLTLINTRTKLYYLISTIGISIGIVAVKGGIFAIAKGFSHRVYGPPGTQFEDNNQFAIAMLMVIPLLLIFRRELKNELLKRVTLFSVPVIYAAALSSWSRGALLTMIALTFILISNSGRKYLTIPLVFVGVFFVKDYLPDEWFGRMHTMESYEEDQSAMGRIVAWTDGWNYAVSHPFTGCGFEGWKFVTLRDWHSSYVEILAEHGFVAFGLWFSLLAGSLVNLTLLMRKTKGIPELEWVGYYCLMLRASLICYMIGTLFLGLSYWDLLYHLVFIAVLIKKFALEELAQISATNSGLKKHKRIPAY